The genome window GGATGTGATGTGAGGAATATAGGGCAATTGTGGTCTAATTTGAGTTTGAACTTACGTGGTCTGGGTAGCTTGAGCTGTAGTCGTAAAACTCGGTGTACTCTGCCAGGGCGACTCCTTCGTGGATCATCTTGCAGTGGCCCTTGTCGATCATGTGCTTGCGGACGGCGTCGAGGGAGTAGAAAGTCTTGCCCCGGTCGTTGCACCACAAGCAAATGAAATCGTTCGTGACCTTGTCCCCCAAGTAGAACATCAGCCCCTCGAGGTCGACGCAGTACTCAACGTCGGGAACGAAAAAGGAATGTGCTACGGACATGTGCTTCATGTTGTCCACAAAACTCTCACTGACGTGGTCGCAGAAGATGCAGCCATTCGACGAGATCGGGTTCTCGCCCATCTCCTCCCACTCGTCCGAGTCAACCTGCCAGCGACCATCAAAGTCAGATTTGTCTGCAAATCAACACCAGAAGGAAACGGTTAATTACCTCTTCCACATCTTCGTCCTGTTGCATTGCCACGGGCTTGGGCTGCACAATGCTCTTGGTGGTCAGTTCCTTACCGTCCACGTTCTCCTTGTTGAAGCGCTCCAGGTTCTCCCTGTGCTTTTTGCTGTTCAAATGATTGTCGTGGGCATTTTGTGACGAGAACTGCTTGCGACAAGCGTTACAATAAAGGGTCGATTCCTGGGAAGCTTCGATATCGAGCGCTCTTTGTTGGGTTACGCGATTGTTGAAATCCTCAACTGTCACGGGCGGCAATTCTGCGACGCGGCGCTTCAGATTGTAGCGATGCCAGTCGGTTTTGTAGTGCTCGCGCTGTATGTCGGCATTTTGGAATTTCACGTTGCAATTTATACACGTGTAAGACATTTTAATGGAAATGTATTGTACGAAAAATTGAAACCAGTGCGAGACCTATCGCGATGTTAGGGAGATGACACATGGGTTTGACAGATAACGTTTTTTATCGCGCAATATATTTACAGCGGCACAAGGTATTTCACAAGAAGCTCAGCTGATGCAGTTAGGATATTCCCATCCCATTTGCCACAAAATCAATCATTCCTTAGAGAATTTGTAtaaaaatttgggaaaattcAAAGTTGATCCAGCTTTTGTGTGGCCGCTACCGCAACGAAATGATCTGTTGACTTCCGAATCATATATTGTCTTGGAATGGTAACATTGCATGCTGTGGGATTCCTACCCAATACACAAACCCCATGCGTTACTATGACATTTGTTCTTGGCCACTCTTGTAAACAAAAGTTAATTCGAAAGTACTTTCTCCAGCCGTGGTCGTAACTGGTACAGAATGGAAGCGAAGGACGCGAGGAACAGGCAGTAAGTATCCATCGATTGGCAGCAAATTAAATCCACTCTACAACCAGTGCCGTGTTTCAGGAAACGCCAGAACATCAGACAATTCAAAAAGCGCCACCAGATGAAGCCCGAAGGAGCCATCCAAGGAATCATTCAATCCGACGAAAGTGACGAATCGGACGAGCGTGCATTTAGTAAAAAACATTTGGCTAACAACTGGTCACGATACGATGAAGAGTCAGAGGAAGAACGGTTTGGAGAGGACCCCAATCTCTTGGACTTCCAGGCACTGGCCCAGCAGCCATCCGGTCTCGCTTCACATTTCCAGTTCAGCTCGGAGAAGTACTGGGGCGAGCGGGAAGAACAGGATCCTGAGGAGCATCCTGCTAGGAAGGAATGCAGCAAATATTTCACAATGAACGTGAAACTCTTGAACGCCGGGCTCCAGACTATTCCGTTTTACAAGCGAATGGATTACGACAAGTCAATGTTCTCCGAATTCGACATTCATCGCATGGACGCAGAGGCGGAAATGGCTGAAGACAAGTACAAAACTGTCTTAAAGGAGCAGCTGAAGAACCCCAGCAGAGCACAGTCAGCGCAAAGTTCAAAGAAGTCAAAGTCCAG of Hermetia illucens chromosome 4, iHerIll2.2.curated.20191125, whole genome shotgun sequence contains these proteins:
- the LOC119654756 gene encoding zinc finger protein 622 isoform X3 → MSYTCINCNVKFQNADIQREHYKTDWHRYNLKRRVAELPPVTVEDFNNRVTQQRALDIEASQESTLYCNACRKQFSSQNAHDNHLNSKKHRENLERFNKENVDGKELTTKSIVQPKPVAMQQDEDVEEVKSDFDGRWQVDSDEWEEMGENPISSNGCIFCDHVSESFVDNMKHMSVAHSFFVPDVEYCVDLEGLMFYLGDKVTNDFICLWCNDRGKTFYSLDAVRKHMIDKGHCKMIHEGVALAEYTEFYDYSSSYPDHEESMDIDEELQPELLDGDEYQLVLPSGAVIGHRSLMRYYKQRLNPNRALTVSKSNKKLHKVLSEYRSLGWTATQQEAAARKARDIHLMKRVQAKWMMKLGTKANKLQRHFRQQVNF
- the LOC119654756 gene encoding zinc finger protein 622 isoform X2: MSYTCINCNVKFQNADIQREHYKTDWHRYNLKRRVAELPPVTVEDFNNRVTQQRALDIEASQESTLYCNACRKQFSSQNAHDNHLNSKKHRENLERFNKENVDDKSDFDGRWQVDSDEWEEMGENPISSNGCIFCDHVSESFVDNMKHMSVAHSFFVPDVEYCVDLEGLMFYLGDKVTNDFICLWCNDRGKTFYSLDAVRKHMIDKGHCKMIHEGVALAEYTEFYDYSSSYPDHEESMDIDEELQPELLDGDEYQLVLPSGAVIGHRSLMRYYKQRLNPNRALTVSKSNKKLHKVLSEYRSLGWTATQQEAAARKARDIHLMKRVQAKWMMKLGTKANKLQRHFRQQVNF
- the LOC119654756 gene encoding zinc finger protein 622 isoform X1, translated to MSYTCINCNVKFQNADIQREHYKTDWHRYNLKRRVAELPPVTVEDFNNRVTQQRALDIEASQESTLYCNACRKQFSSQNAHDNHLNSKKHRENLERFNKENVDGKELTTKSIVQPKPVAMQQDEDVEEVDSDEWEEMGENPISSNGCIFCDHVSESFVDNMKHMSVAHSFFVPDVEYCVDLEGLMFYLGDKVTNDFICLWCNDRGKTFYSLDAVRKHMIDKGHCKMIHEGVALAEYTEFYDYSSSYPDHEESMDIDEELQPELLDGDEYQLVLPSGAVIGHRSLMRYYKQRLNPNRALTVSKSNKKLHKVLSEYRSLGWTATQQEAAARKARDIHLMKRVQAKWMMKLGTKANKLQRHFRQQVNF
- the LOC119654757 gene encoding uncharacterized protein LOC119654757; its protein translation is MEAKDARNRQKRQNIRQFKKRHQMKPEGAIQGIIQSDESDESDERAFSKKHLANNWSRYDEESEEERFGEDPNLLDFQALAQQPSGLASHFQFSSEKYWGEREEQDPEEHPARKECSKYFTMNVKLLNAGLQTIPFYKRMDYDKSMFSEFDIHRMDAEAEMAEDKYKTVLKEQLKNPSRAQSAQSSKKSKSRPGTGAPPATPAAAPKPSQSTDEKDEALDELLNMTNKVSELEVKDEPTEATAQDAKSTEAEAEKPPQDASNPGTVETKEDIQQWLDDILDE